The Vanrija pseudolonga chromosome 1, complete sequence genomic sequence ggtcgtcgtctcggACATGTACGCCGTGACCGACGTGCCGATGAAGCCGGCCGAGAAGCCGCAGAAGAtcttggcgacgaggtaCACCTCCCATGTCTTGGCGACAATCTCGAGGACGATGGCCTGGGTCGGGTCAGCCGCCACGGCGAGTGAAAACCGCAGGATAGCACTTACGATGATGATAAATCCGGTCAGAGCGTACAGGTTGAACTTGAGGCCGAAGCGCTTGGCCGTGTAGGGCGAAATGCCCTGTAACAGGATCTGCGAGCCCAAGTTGACCTGGGGAGTCAGCGCTCGCCTTCTGGTATGTACGACCAGGGCACGTACGCCGTTCCACGCGCCGACGTGGCTGGCATCGAGCTCAATCTCGCCTTTCGCGTTGTGCTTGGTGCCGAAATGGTTGATGAAGCCGCGGTTGGCGGTGATCGCGCCGGGCAGGGTGAGCGTGTAGCCAAGGTACCTGGGGTCGTCGAGTCAGCTCAAGCTGCCAGAGCGTAGCGTCAAAGTCACAACCCACATTGCGGCAGTGGACATGAGAAGGCCGATAATAAAGCGCCTGGGGAACTTCCTGATGGCCTGGCCACGCGTGAGGCCGTCATACTCCGACACGATGAGATCCGCGTGCTGGACGTGCTCGCTCTCCCCCTTGGTGTCGATGGGGTCGAGTTTGGCGTCGTTCTCGAGCTTGGTAGTCGACATGGTGGCTAGTCCCGAAGGTGCTGGGGGCCCGATTGCCCCGCATTGAGCGCGCGTTTTATACGCCGCGAGACATCAACTTGTGCGCGCCGTGCTTGAGATGCTCCGTAGTTGCTCCCTATCCCCTGGTGCCGGTAGTCGGAGTGGCCGCCGACATCAGCGACAGGGAGCATCTGCGGGACATGTGCGACGAGCATGTCACCGCCTGCGGTGGGGCCGCTTTCGCGCCGCACACATGTACCCTGCTACCGCTTGGCGAACCGGCATCCTCTTCCAAAAACCACATCCTCCAATGACCTGATATGAAGATCCCCATGCCAcatcctccacctcggcaaGCGAGCCGCCACTTCCATGCCCGAATCTTTACACCTCGCGTCGATCGCTTACGGGTGCCAACGCCGCGGCAAGCCGGCCTTATCGCTCTTCATCTTGATGCAAAACACCGGCTCCACTGACATTTCGGCGTGCAATTCAGCGGCCCACCTTCGGGATGGGGGACAATACAACATACCAGGGCCGAGAGCGTCGCATATCACCGGGAGTCTGCCGAGCCGGTGTTTTGCcgcgatgcgatgcgatgcgatgcgatgcgatgcgatcAGTACTTACATGTGGTCGCCCGAGGGTGTCATCGGCCCTAGATAGGTTCTGGGGATGTCGGCGGCCCTCCGACTGCACTCCGAGCTCCGTGATCACGGGGGCGTGGTCGATGAGAGGAGGATGCCCCTAGGAAGAACTGAGACGATGGTCCGTGAAGGAAGGAGGGGtcagcgggcggcggtggcgggggccAGGTCGCCTGGCATACCGTTGCCGAGGCATGCCAGAGTTGCTCCATAGTTTCTCCAGAGACCCCCACCGCCAACATTGTCTTGCGCTAACAGAAGATTATCCGTCAGCACCGGTGCCCATACGATATATAGGCATGTGTTGAGTCACGCTCGTGGGCCATGTTcacacgagcacgagggcaaGACCATgaccgccaccaccaccgatCAGCACCACGGCACCCTGCCCGCAGGCTTCCTCCGCGGGttcgcgacggcgtcgtacCAGATCGAGGGCGGACACGACCAGGACGGGCGCAAGCCGAGCGTGTGGGATgtcgcgctcaaggacaaggacaacggcgacgtcgcgtgCAACTCGTACAACATGATCGAGGAGGACATTGCGCTCCTCAAGTCGCTCGGCGCAAACGTCTACCGCTTCTCCATCAGCTGGTCGCGTATCGTCCCCCTCGGCGGGCGGAACGACCCTGTCGAGCCCCGCGGAATCGCGCACTACTCCAAGTTTGTGAGTGGGGAGTTTGTAGCACTCGGCTGACCCCCAGATCGACCGCCTCATCGAGGAGGGCATCACGCCGTTCGTGACCCTTTTCCACTGGGACCTCCCCTATGCGCTGCAGGAGCGCTACGGCGGCTTCCGCGCGACGGGTGaacagcgcgaggagctcctccttgactGGGACCGCTACGTGCGCGTGTGCTTTGAGGCGTTTGGCGATCGCGTCAAGCACTGGATCACGCACAACGAACCCCTGAGCTACGTCTACTGCCACTTTGCTTTCACCGACGACTACAAGCTGGACGAGAAGTGGACGTGAGTGGCGAGGTAGGGTGGGCGCTGACTTGCAGTGTTGGCAAGAACATCCTCATCACACATGCACGGGCGGTTGACATCTACCGCAAGGAGTTCCAGCGTCCCGACACGGTCATCGGCATCGCGCTCCAGTCCGAGTGGGTCGAGCCGATTGACGACAGCcaggcggccaaggacgccgccCAGCGTGGCATGGACGTGTCGATCGGGTGGTTTGCCGACCCCATCTACCTCGGCAAGCCTAATGCCACTGTTGAGAAgctcgcgccgggcgcgtACGACTTTACGGAGGCCGAGTGGGCCATCCTGAGGGGGTCGTCCGACTTGTAAGCAGCCCACTGAAGACGCCGCTGACCACGTCAGCTTCGGAATCAACCACTACTCGACGCAGTTGGCGACCGGCAAGATTATCACCGAAGACCCGCCCATTATCAACACTATGTTCGGCTCGATCGAGATGACGCAGGAGCCTGGAGGCGTGCCCATCGGCCACCGCGGACACGACGGCCACCCATACACGGTCCCCTGGGGCTTCTACAAGCTGCTCAAGTACATCCACGCGACGTGGACCAAcgctggcgtcagctacATCCACAAGGACATCCCGACATACGTCACGGAGAACGGATACGCCGAGCAGGATGAGCGTCAGTATACGTTTGAGGAGAGGATCAACGACAAGAACCGTGTCAACTACTTTGAGGGATACCTCGCTGCCctggtcggcgccgttcAGGAGGGCGTGCCCGTTGCGGGGTACATGGCATGGAGCCTGCTTGAGTGAGTCGGACGaagacgccgccgcgatggCCATCTGACATGACCAGCAACCTCGAGTGGACGAGCGGCTACAAGCCGTGCTTTGGCGTCACTGTTGTCGACATGGACGGTGGTACGTTCAAGCGCACGCCCAAGAGCTCGGGGCTGTACATCAAGCGCTTCTTCGACGAGGCCGTAGCGTCAAAGGCGTAGGGGTGCCCGAGATCGGAGCGCTTGTCGCGTGAAGATGGTGAGACGAGGTCAGTCGCATTATAGAGCACGATGGATAAAATTGTGAGCATGGAGAGGTGCGGTGCTGAGCGGCATGGGTTGGCTAGCGGGCATGTGAGTAGTGCGATGCTTGCGCAAGCTAGGACCTCGTACCATTCATTCAGTTCAAGTCGGAGCGCGAAGATTGATGACGAGGGAAGGTAGTCGCGTTGGATACGACGTGGTCGTGTCTGATCGTCTGATTACTCGGCCATTAGCATTCTCACCAAATTGATCTGAGACATTGTAGGAATGTAATGTGCCAAGGTGATCACTCTGGCTGGCACATGTGGCGTCGTGTCGGGTCTCGCTTCCAAGAACCACAACAACGGCATGACCAAGAGGCCAGGCGGGCATCGGGTCAACACAGCCCTCGCTGCATTCAATGTCCATCACGGTGGCGCCGTGAGCCAAGACAAGGCGGGGTGAAGGTGGGCGATTGGGTGTTCTGTCTGCTGTGGGCCAGGAGCTAGCTggctcgccgctggcgcagGAGCCTGCGGCTGTGCCGACATGGCACTAACAGGCTAGGCGTTTAATACAGGGCGGGCAGTCACAGGGCAGCTGACTTGGCTGCTCGCTGCATGCTGCCGTCGTCCCGCATGTCTTGACTCTGGCCCCGCAACCCTGAGCCGGGCCCACCATTGACCATGCTtccgcgcgcgagcgagcgcgcgtgcACACAGTGTGTGACGTCGAGCCCAGCTCCAGCTGGTGCATGCTCGTCCTGTCTGTCCGTCCAGCAGACGCAGACGTCGACGTAGCCTGAGGGTATGAAACATGTTCTCCTCGCCCCGGAGAGTTTGGGCCAACAGGAACAAACCACGGTGTGACTGGAGCGTGCTTGTGTTTGTGAGCTACAGTGTAACAGCTGCATGACACGGCACGGCTCGGACGACGTACGCGTTGTTGTTGGGCGGGACGTGTCAGTTGTCGCGTCGAGAGACTCGAGGCGTTCCAGGGCTTAAAGTATATTTCTTGTTGACACGGAGATTGTAATACTTACAGTGCAGCACTTTAGATTCCAGGCGGCTCGGATTGTATTCCAAAGGTCTGGGCCAGCCATGTCTTGCCAAAAACCTTGGCTCTGACAGAGGCGACACTAGCACCCCTCGCAAGACCCCTACCTAGCTCGGAGCCGCACACTGGCGTACACAAAGTGTCTTGCTGGCGCACTCGATCCTCTTTGCCTAGTATGCATGCATGCTTTGCCACCGACACAATGGTGACCACAACGATAGGCTGCCGGTTAAGACGTCTGCGTTGGATTTCTATCTACTTACCAAACAGGCACCTATTAGTCAACTTCGCACTTTGGGGTTGTTTTTTTCCTTGGGCCGTGTGCCGTCAAAGTTGAAGCCTATTCAAGCTTTTGCGGCCTCTCAATTCATAccttgctgccgccgccgccgcccacgtcCTGTGCCGTGCCCGCCCTGCCGCAGTAAGAACAGTAGTAGCAGCATACCTTTCAAAGGCCTTGGCCctgcccttgtcgtcgctcCTCCCCCTTGGCCCCCGTCCCCTCCCCTATCATcgaccacaccacaccactccCCCCTGCCCCTGTAACTGACCCGGCCGACCTGCCTGtctgcctgcttgcctgcccatccatcgccgccgccaccgccgccgccgccgcgtcaaGCTGTCACTCTAGCCCTTCGagcccagccaggccagcaCACAgacccaccacacccacagTGTCTCGTGTCCTGGATCATCATCgcgcgcccacccacccacccacaccaccttCCTTTGCTGGCTCCATCTCACTCACCCACCTCAACACTCGTTTACGACCTTCAACGACTCCTGTCCTTTTTTACACTTGCGCGCGCATTATACCCCCCCTTCCAACTCTACTCTACCACGTCGCATCTGAAACccacgtcgacggcgcctcCCCGCTCAATCCCttacgcgccgccgccgccgcgctcaccgtTTTCCCCGACAGTCCCTTGTCGCCCATTCGCGTGAACAACATTGTCCAACGGCCCCCAACATCTCATCTCATCCGCTAGCCATACCACTGTGACATTGTCGCGTCGACGTATACCCCCATCGCTTCACCCTGCTTGCTAGTGCCGtctgcgcgcgagcgggcacGGCCTTGTTGTTTTGGCCACCATCACAGTGTCACCTCGACTCCCACCAACTCCTCCCATCACGCCTCCCACGCCTTTGACGGCCAGCACcaccaacggcaacggcagcaaCACTAGCAGCCGCCCGTCAGTGATGAACAAgtccctgccgccgcctccagcggcggcgaggcggccggcgtaCCGCACCAGCTTGCATACGCCGCCAAAgacgcccccgccgacaTCAGAGTTTCCAGGCTCGTCGACAGCTGCTGTGCTTGTCAATGGTAGCacgccaagggcaaggaaCAACGGCAGCTCGACAGTCGCGCCCTCCGTTCCCGCCGGTCGCGAGAATGCGGCACCAACAACATCCAACGCGACTGTCGCCCCCCAAATCTCGCGTTCGATAACCTCCTCAAGCACGGGCTTGAGCACaggcgccagctcgagctctgGCATTGGGCCCGGCCCAAGCGTGGGGGGTGCGACGGTGAACGGCATCAGTGGAGGCGGCCCTGTCCCTTCCCGCCGACACACGCACATgcccacctcgagcacgagcacggtCAATGGCACGTCTAGCCTCGTCAGCGGGGTTGACGGCAGTGGGGCCAGCAGTAACGGTGGCGGAGGTagcgccggtggtggtggctctgGGTTGTCTGCTCAGGACATGGAGTCGcatctcgccgtccttgaagGCCTGGGTCCCCCTGGCGCTACAAGACGGCCAACCAGGCGCGTGCGCTCGATTGAGCGGACGTGGCAATGGGTCaagtcgcgctcgagcgtgtacggcgaggcggcgctaGCTGGTGGCTTGGACCCTGCAACTGAAGAGGAAGGCTTTGGTCAACTTGGTcacgccggcagcagcagcagcggcttTGGTCGACTAGGCCCTCCTTCCGGTGATCCTGGCCCATTGAGACCAGCGACCATGGGTTCATCACCTCCACGCCGCCAGTCCGACGTCGACCCAGacgagcgccgtcgtcgccgacaggGATTAACACCAGAGAGCCTGCGCCCCGCATCAACCGTCGGCAGCACGTCACTTGCAACACCACGTCCACGCCCCGCGTCCCGCATCCTCGAGCCCATCGACACCGCTACCACCTATCGCCGTCCCCCGCGACCACTCACCACCGTCGGCGAGTCATCCCTCTCACCATCCGCCGAGAATGGGACCATCCTCCCGCCCCGCGCACGGTCGGCCACCCCGCTCTCGGCTTCGGGTGCCGGTGCTTCGGGCCCACGTTCCGCTCctgccagctcggcgccgcctcaGCGTCTACCCCCTTCTGTCAAGAACACACGGCCTCGCCCCATGCCTCTTGTTCCTGGCAGCGTCGATGTCGGCATGCCCAAGACGACTGGATCCAGCAATTCCATCGCATCCGCAGCTTcttcggcgtcctcggcgagaccCCGCGTCCCGGTCCAGTCCATCACTGACATAGTAAGACGGCACAGCTCTGCCGTCACGCTCGCCCAGGAAACGGCAAAGGACCGTGCGCGACAAGAACTCGCGTCTCGTCCGGACCTGGCAATGCGACCTCCGCCAGCTCCCGAggtccgccgccgtcgcccggAAACACCGGGCAGCAGAACAACTTCGGTAGACACGACGTCAGAGACAGATTCTGTTGTTAGAGCAGACTACCAGCTTGCTCAGTCGGCGATTGATCACCTCACGCCAAAGCCATCCCCCGTTGTGGTTCCAATCCCGACCCCTCCACCGGGAtcgacaccgacaccgacaccaccCCCGCGAGGCAGCAATGTTTCATCGCCTACACCGGATCCCTCTCCTCGGTCCGCAAAGCGTTCGACCGAGCGTGTCCAGAGCCCCGATCTCAACCGGCAGCGCTCCGGCACCTCTGTCAATCGccccagctcgacgtcgccgctaccccaagacgacgacgcgcaggcGATTGGCATGTACCTCCGTTCGCCGCAACTGAACCGCATCATGTTGCTTCCCAGACCGTATCCTGAACGCCCCCTCCAGGTGTCATTGGCCGACCTTGGCAAGCCCGATGGGCGGCCCGTGCTCGtgttcctcggcctcgggtGCGTTCGCTACCTCATCGCGCTGTACGACGAACTGGCGCGTGCCCTCGGACTCCGCCTCATCTGCATTGACCGCTGGGGACTAGGCAAGACGGACCAGGTGCAGCAGGACAAGCGTGGCCTGCTCGACTGGGCCGATGTGGTGCGCAAGGTGCTCGATGAGTTGGGTGTGGAGCAGTTCCAAGTGCTCGCCCACTCTGCGGGTGCTCCGTACGCGCTTGCCTGCGTCCTCAAGATGGAGCGTCGAGTCAGAGGAAAGATTCACTTGCTCTCGCCATGGGTCGGAGGCGATGTCGAGGGTGAGTACTCTCTGGTTACGGCAACGTACTAACGTTTTAGGCTACAAGTGGCTCAAATGGGTCCCTAATGGTGTTATCAAGTCGGCTATTGCGGCAGAATGGCGCATCGAATCGTACTTTATGGGCAAGGCACCGAACGCCAAGCAGCCCAAGTCGCCGCAGATGGCTCAAGCTGGTTTGcggtcgacggcctcgctcgacgccgacggacgaacgtcgcgctcgtcgttTGGACAGGATGGCGCCCAACTGGAAAGCGGCGAGGGATTCGATCCCTTCGCCTCTGACCTGTACTCTGCCCTGCCCGTGGTCGCCCCGCGCCTGTCGACGACTTCGACGACCGCCGTGTCAGCGGCCTCTGTTtcggcctcgccggccttCCCCCAGGCACTCATGCAGGCCTCTCACGCCGAGTCGCTGTCTGGTACGACTGCCGACTTGCTGTCCGTCGTACTTGGGCGCGATGCCAAGCCGTGGGGATTCAGTTACACCGACATCCGCCACCCGTGCAAGATTTggtacggcgccgaggacgacaggGTCAGCGAGAAGAGTATGCGCTGGATGGAGCGTGCAATGGATGCCGAGCTTAACGTCATGCCCGAAGAAGGGCACAACCTTATGAGCTCTAGAGTTGTCATGTTCGACGTGCTTGACAGCCTCGCCGAAGACATGTCGTAATGCGGCGAAGGCGTTGTTACGGATTGTTTTCTATCGGTTGGTTTCCACCGAGGTCGATCTAGTGTCCTGTAGTAGTCCCTTATAGTTGCCTGTCTTGGCATGTATGTCTTAACTTGAAGTGCTTGTTTGGCAGTCACTAACCAGTGACTGACTGTTCGGGCTCCATGTGACTGCTGACACCGGCCGTTGCCGGTCGATGGTCCTAGAAAGCAGGGCGCGTCGAACGCCACGAGGAGGGTCGCGGCAAGCGGGAAGGTGAATCCGacgtggcggcagcggcgcggcgcgcacgcaaCATTGTTCGTCCTCTTGGAAATGGTAAAAAATCCAAATATGTCAAGGGCGGTGTGCAGCGCCAACGCAAACGGGCAGGCGGAGGAGCCGTTCGAAACGGCGGCGCGAGAACAAAGAAGTGTTGGGGAGTacgggggcgggcggggccgCGTGGCGCTCGTCGGGGGCCAGGCCGAGAGGGCCGAggggccgagcgcggcgtgggcgggcggaCGTGGCGGGCCGCtgggcgtcgcgtcgagaTAGTCGTTGTGACGTACgttgtttgttgttgttgtcgaggtcgcgtgGCCGCGGCTGCGCTGAGATAACGTCGCGAGGTTGATATCAGCACATGATATCAGTCAGTGGTGGGTCAGGCACACACACGCTGTCGCACGCCATCTCGCCTGCTGTCAGCGTCGTCAGTCGGCAGAGCGAGGGCACGGCACGGTGCCATCTCGCCCTGTCCTGCCCACACGCGATGCTAGATGATACATGCTATGCTGGTGCCCatgcgcgcgtgcgtgtgCCGCTGGGCGGTGTCTGCTTCGTTGTGCCGCGCCTACTTGTCTtccttcttggcggccgcctcggcctcgagagcctcacgctcgagctgctccggCCTGTTTGTCTGCATCAGCTTAATCCACGACCCacgctgacaccaccactcacgccTTCCACACGTCCTTGCTGGCGTGCATGAGCTCGTACAgctggccgacctgctcgtcggACAGGGCGTCCATCGTCTCCTGCTCGATCCGGCGCCCCTTCCACGCCTTGCCCTCTGCTGCGAGGCTCGCGCTGATCTGGTCGAGATACACCTTCCACTGCTGCAGGAACGCCATGACGTGCAGCGGGTTGTcggtcgcgcgcgtggcgcgGAACTCGGACTTGACGTACGCGTCGCCCATGAAGCGCATCTCGTCGGGCAGGCCGCGGTGTGCGCGCAGTAGGCGGCGGTAGAGGCtgcgggtgggtgtgagtgggagcCTGGAAGCTGCGAGTCTCGTCCGGCgtggctgctggcgcggcgcgcgcctttCGCCAGCAACCCACgccccgaggccgactcACGGGATGGGAGGCAGCACCTGTGCCGAAGCCTGGGACAGGGTCAGGGGGatgcgcgtcgacgcggcccgGAGGGACGTTGAGGGAAGCAtgggggcgggcgtgggcgtgggtgtgggacAGCGCGGGAGGTGTCGAGCCGTGctgtttgttgttgttgttgtcgtctcGACTTTTGTCAGGCGAGTTGCTTGGCTGGCTGCCGTGAGTAATGTTGTCAGTCGGTATGGCTCGCCTTGGACACGGTTAGAACCGGACAGCCGGCGGAAGCAAAGCCACGTGCTCACTACTATTAGCGACCGGATCTATTGGACGTTAATGAGCCGAAACTGGACTGAATAGAAACACCGATGATGAGCAAGCGAGGTTGCTGGCTGGCAAACGATaatggcgacgacgtcacTGAGGGCTTCCACCTCGGTAGTCATCGGGGTCTCACTTGTTGTGGGGAAGCGGCACAAGCACAAGGCGCAGAGCAGAAGTAGCACAGCACAGACACGCCTGCGAGAAGCAGACAAAATACTGGAACACGCGGGGCCCGTAACGAGTGTGTGGATTCTGCAGTGCCCGGTTTATCGCACTTTTGGAGTTTGCGGGATTGCGCCCACACGAGCAGTTGCCGCAGGgtggcctcgctcgctcggcctggtcgccgcggcagtggcaATCTGCGtccaacagcagcagccttaCGGGCGGGGTGGAGACTCCGCCGAACGGGCCGGTGGtgcgggtgggggtggtgcaGCGGCGTTGCTCTCTTGGTGCGACAGGCTGATTGCCCATTGCCATGTCCAGCAGCCCTGCAATGCCCTTGCTGTTCCACCAACCGCGCTGCGGCCCCCTCGGTCCCCATCGGCGAGCGACCCTGCGTGTGCGGTAtctccagccagccagtgccTGCGGCGTGCTACTCtcccacggccgccgcccagtgTGCCCGTCGCACACAAGCCAAGCACTGCTCAGACAAGGGGGCGCACATACCAAAGCATGGCCGctggctgttgctgctgctgatgccgctgctgctacgcacagctcgactcggccgatgactggctggctgggagCCTGCACAAGCCCGATTCAGTGGACTGACTCGATGGGACACTGTGTGTTCTGGGCGCGTTGGTTGGAAAAGAATGGCGGCCCACTGCAGGGGGCGATGAGATCACGAGGTATACTGGAATGCCATCATTGTTGTTCTTGACATCGTCCATACATATACTCTCTCTCTTTGCTTTGCTGTTGGCATCTCGTTTGCTACAGCCGCTACCCCGCATCGCTACCCCAGCATCCCCAtcgttgtcgtcgctcaaaccctcggcgcgcccgtgcCAGCACGACTGCTCGTAACCCTTGAAACGGACCGAAAAAATCGAAAtaaccagccagccagccagcgctcTTTCGCATTTACAAGAGAATCTCGCCATCACAGCCATGGTGAGTGTGTGCGTGGGCTGGCAAGTTGGGTGGGGGGCaggcagcgggcgggcggggagTCAGCGGCCGcagtgcgtgcgtgcgtgcttgcagtgcgcgcgcgcgcacacgcgGTCGCAACCGAGGCAGCCTGgctggggggggggggccaAGTGTGTCCTTAGTGGCAATGGTCCTTGCAATTCCTCCTGCAAACCGAATGCCACCGAACAATGCCGACCGTTGTTACCCCGCGCAAAGGCCCACTTGGCACATTTCCACCCATTTCTGGATTGCCTGGATTGTCATTGGAAAC encodes the following:
- the BGL1B_3 gene encoding Beta-glucosidase 1B, giving the protein MTATTTDQHHGTLPAGFLRGFATASYQIEGGHDQDGRKPSVWDVALKDKDNGDVACNSYNMIEEDIALLKSLGANVYRFSISWSRIVPLGGRNDPVEPRGIAHYSKFIDRLIEEGITPFVTLFHWDLPYALQERYGGFRATGEQREELLLDWDRYVRVCFEAFGDRVKHWITHNEPLSYVYCHFAFTDDYKLDEKWTVGKNILITHARAVDIYRKEFQRPDTVIGIALQSEWVEPIDDSQAAKDAAQRGMDVSIGWFADPIYLGKPNATVEKLAPGAYDFTEAEWAILRGSSDFFGINHYSTQLATGKIITEDPPIINTMFGSIEMTQEPGGVPIGHRGHDGHPYTVPWGFYKLLKYIHATWTNAGVSYIHKDIPTYVTENGYAEQDERQYTFEERINDKNRVNYFEGYLAALVGAVQEGVPVAGYMAWSLLDNLEWTSGYKPCFGVTVVDMDGGTFKRTPKSSGLYIKRFFDEAVASKA
- the CNB04080 gene encoding Succinate dehydrogenase assembly factor 3, mitochondrial: MLPSTSLRAASTRIPLTLSQASAQVLPPIPLYRRLLRAHRGLPDEMRFMGDAYVKSEFRATRATDNPLHVMAFLQQWKVYLDQISASLAAEGKAWKGRRIEQETMDALSDEQVGQLYELMHASKDVWKAPEQLEREALEAEAAAKKEDK